A DNA window from Eikenella exigua contains the following coding sequences:
- a CDS encoding phage baseplate assembly protein V produces MDAKQVDGRIKRMLGGIRQAFRGKIARTDAAAGVQRAQIEGLDGETVQALEHAEQFGFTAHPPAGSDCIVLPLGGQTSHGIVVNTCNGAYRITNLQEGETAVYNADGAKIVLKKGRIIDIDCQVLNIKAPGGVNIDAPNVDCTAEVTAAGQINGNGGMAIKGGNGATFSGDVRQTGGDYTTDQDVVASGKSLTGHKHPGDSGGTTGAPL; encoded by the coding sequence ATGGACGCTAAACAAGTAGACGGCCGCATCAAGCGGATGCTGGGCGGTATCCGGCAGGCATTCCGCGGCAAAATCGCCCGCACCGATGCCGCCGCCGGCGTGCAACGCGCGCAGATTGAGGGACTGGACGGCGAAACGGTGCAGGCGCTGGAACACGCCGAGCAGTTCGGCTTTACGGCGCACCCGCCTGCCGGCAGCGACTGCATTGTATTGCCCTTGGGTGGACAGACCAGCCACGGCATCGTCGTCAATACCTGCAACGGCGCCTACCGCATCACCAACCTGCAAGAGGGTGAGACTGCGGTGTACAACGCCGACGGCGCCAAAATCGTGCTTAAAAAAGGCCGCATCATCGATATCGACTGCCAAGTGCTCAACATCAAAGCGCCGGGCGGGGTCAATATCGACGCACCCAATGTGGATTGCACCGCCGAAGTTACCGCCGCCGGGCAAATCAACGGCAACGGCGGCATGGCTATAAAAGGGGGTAACGGCGCAACGTTTAGTGGTGATGTGCGCCAAACCGGCGGCGACTACACCACCGACCAAGATGTGGTGGCCTCGGGCAAATCCCTCACCGGCCACAAACACCCCGGCGACAGCGGCGGCACCACTGGCGCACCCCTCTGA
- a CDS encoding YmfQ family protein: MTYADLLPLYYPPVSYDVRATRQAAERQAEAAIFDGVQTQSAQVLAAAYAPTAGGDITRWERLLGINPPQPDNYARRVADVLAKLNETGGLSIPYFIRLAAAAGYTITISEPQPFRAGVNRAGDRLAREDIMWVWWVDVAAQSQTVWRFRAGSGTAGSRLSQYSDAVIESLFNRLKPAHTAIRFTYR, translated from the coding sequence ATGACCTACGCCGACCTGCTCCCCCTCTACTATCCGCCCGTCAGCTACGACGTGCGAGCCACCCGGCAGGCCGCCGAGCGGCAGGCGGAAGCCGCCATATTCGACGGCGTGCAGACACAGTCGGCACAGGTGCTGGCTGCCGCCTATGCCCCCACTGCCGGCGGCGACATCACACGCTGGGAGCGCCTCCTCGGCATCAACCCGCCGCAGCCCGACAACTACGCCCGCCGAGTGGCCGACGTGCTGGCCAAACTCAATGAGACTGGCGGCCTGAGCATCCCGTATTTCATCCGGCTGGCCGCCGCCGCAGGCTACACCATCACCATCAGCGAGCCGCAGCCCTTCCGCGCCGGTGTAAACCGCGCCGGCGACCGCCTCGCCCGCGAAGACATCATGTGGGTGTGGTGGGTGGATGTGGCCGCCCAATCGCAAACCGTGTGGCGCTTTCGAGCAGGCAGCGGCACCGCCGGCAGCCGCTTGAGCCAATACAGCGATGCCGTGATCGAGAGCCTGTTCAACCGCCTCAAACCCGCCCACACCGCCATCCGATTTACCTACCGCTAA
- a CDS encoding baseplate J/gp47 family protein, whose protein sequence is MKTKNFEQLRSDYLRDLSNQQPAAHTHPGSDNYARATALAALAEGQYQHQEWILRQVFADTADTAYLERHCAMYRIWRKSAAAAAGSIRISGAPNTVLPAGLVAQVGDTAYQTSAAGQTDGSGQAVLACHCLSAGAAGNQPDNTPAKLQSPPAGIEADAVLTSMVGGTDIESDAALLDRLLSRLRQPPAGGNAYDYYRWAMAVPGVEAAFVYPLRRGLGTVDVAILTASGLPSPDVVRAVQQYIDERRPVTAKNVQVMAPQRVPLNVSVRVSLADGYTLPAVKDAAARALSAYFATIKPGDTVYKSHIEALISDTPGVRDRVLDSPAANQNATITPHIQWLALGTFEMTLL, encoded by the coding sequence ATGAAAACTAAAAACTTTGAGCAACTGCGCAGCGACTACCTGCGCGATTTGAGCAACCAGCAGCCTGCCGCCCACACCCACCCCGGTAGCGACAATTACGCCCGCGCCACCGCTTTGGCCGCACTGGCCGAGGGGCAATACCAGCATCAAGAGTGGATTTTGCGGCAGGTGTTTGCCGATACGGCGGACACCGCCTATTTGGAGCGCCATTGCGCCATGTACCGCATTTGGCGCAAGAGTGCCGCCGCTGCGGCGGGCAGTATCCGCATCAGCGGCGCGCCCAATACCGTGCTGCCTGCCGGGCTGGTGGCTCAAGTTGGCGACACCGCCTACCAGACTTCTGCCGCCGGCCAAACCGACGGCAGCGGGCAGGCTGTGTTGGCCTGCCACTGCCTGAGCGCTGGTGCCGCCGGCAATCAGCCGGACAATACCCCAGCCAAACTGCAAAGCCCGCCTGCCGGCATTGAGGCAGATGCCGTGCTCACCAGTATGGTGGGCGGCACCGATATCGAGAGCGATGCTGCGCTGTTAGATAGGCTGCTGTCGCGTTTGCGCCAGCCGCCCGCCGGCGGCAATGCCTACGACTATTACCGCTGGGCAATGGCCGTGCCGGGGGTGGAGGCGGCATTTGTGTATCCGCTGCGGCGCGGTTTGGGCACGGTGGACGTGGCCATCCTCACCGCTTCCGGCCTGCCGTCGCCCGATGTGGTGCGTGCCGTGCAGCAGTATATCGACGAGCGCCGCCCGGTTACCGCCAAAAACGTGCAGGTGATGGCACCGCAACGTGTGCCGCTCAATGTATCGGTGCGCGTATCGCTGGCCGACGGCTACACCCTGCCTGCGGTCAAGGATGCCGCCGCCCGTGCCTTGTCGGCCTATTTCGCGACCATCAAGCCGGGCGACACCGTCTATAAAAGCCATATCGAGGCGCTGATTAGCGATACCCCTGGTGTGCGCGACCGCGTGCTCGACAGCCCGGCCGCCAACCAAAACGCCACCATCACCCCGCACATCCAATGGCTCGCCTTGGGCACGTTTGAGATGACCCTGTTATGA
- a CDS encoding phage tail tape measure protein, translating to MSSNTLELVAKFKDNASQGLRRLLTESQRAATGQARVWAQAGRQRQQAISAYHRLGIRSEQQIRREMQLTQAAYNRLARSGTLSQRELARAAEANRRNLQRLNNELRSGAGAAGSWRQRLGGAMTTVAAAGVGAYTVLKPSMDNQKQLEANISQVAWQAFGEDNSKTSDWIATTGKQQIRDLVTELVAKNGGNADAALNLINSQMANGMSFEQVQKGATATYRAMIASAEGAGQYDPESVAKLMKVLHDFGFQGEELATAFEHAMKSGMQGNFEIADMVTELPALLPAAKNSGLNGIQGFDYLLSILQSASNKSGSNSEAANNVRNLLEKTLSADTVRRLSRIDNPNDPSKGIDWANSVLQGKANGENAVQVLSRLANAMLERDQQYQQLKAKADAGDQTAAEQMNIMRGFVLSRILPDIQAKAGLLAASDVQQVQEYIQGLAGIDPKTNSLVDRKIGVMSRDDMFRQEQNRSLALLGRKDALDTLNSAETKWTEATTRYPKATLAAQAAGGAGLGAGILSLFRSGGSGWAGNLLSKAGGGALGFGRGALSWGTGVLTAAPRFNFATGLLLHSPELNAGEGSALERMRQLNQQYHGQALPRSALINYSDASRSTNQSPLNSPELQKSAEQIQQSSQTYQQSSEQYAQAVNHNQQAAAQFLEASRLMGTAAGQLAAAARQPVPVTVSVSGGNITAAVSQAAERDNRRN from the coding sequence ATGAGCAGTAACACCTTAGAACTGGTTGCCAAGTTTAAGGACAATGCCAGCCAAGGCCTGCGCCGGCTGCTGACTGAAAGCCAGCGCGCGGCCACCGGGCAGGCGCGTGTGTGGGCGCAGGCCGGGCGGCAGCGGCAGCAGGCCATCAGTGCCTACCATCGGCTCGGCATCCGCTCCGAGCAGCAAATCCGCCGCGAAATGCAGCTCACGCAGGCGGCCTATAACCGTTTGGCACGCTCCGGCACGCTGTCGCAGCGCGAGCTGGCGCGGGCGGCGGAAGCCAACCGCCGCAACCTGCAACGGTTGAACAACGAGTTGCGCAGTGGCGCCGGTGCAGCCGGCAGCTGGCGGCAACGCTTGGGCGGCGCCATGACTACAGTGGCTGCTGCCGGTGTGGGTGCTTATACCGTGCTCAAACCGAGCATGGACAACCAAAAACAGCTTGAGGCCAATATCAGCCAAGTAGCGTGGCAGGCTTTTGGCGAAGACAACAGCAAAACGTCTGATTGGATTGCTACCACGGGTAAGCAGCAAATCCGCGACTTGGTAACCGAGCTTGTAGCCAAGAACGGCGGCAATGCCGATGCCGCGCTCAACCTGATCAACAGCCAAATGGCCAACGGCATGAGCTTCGAGCAGGTGCAGAAAGGGGCAACCGCCACCTATCGCGCCATGATTGCCTCCGCCGAAGGTGCTGGGCAATACGACCCGGAGAGTGTGGCCAAACTGATGAAAGTGCTGCACGACTTCGGATTTCAGGGCGAAGAGCTGGCTACCGCGTTTGAACACGCCATGAAATCGGGGATGCAGGGCAACTTTGAAATCGCCGATATGGTCACTGAGCTGCCCGCCTTACTACCTGCTGCCAAAAACTCCGGCTTGAACGGCATCCAAGGCTTCGATTACCTACTGTCCATCCTGCAATCTGCCTCCAATAAATCCGGCTCCAACAGTGAAGCCGCCAACAACGTGCGCAACCTGTTGGAAAAAACCTTATCGGCCGACACGGTAAGACGCCTGTCGCGTATAGATAACCCAAATGACCCGAGCAAGGGTATTGATTGGGCTAATTCGGTTTTACAAGGCAAGGCCAACGGCGAAAACGCGGTACAGGTATTATCGCGCTTGGCTAACGCCATGCTGGAGCGCGACCAGCAATACCAACAACTTAAAGCCAAGGCCGATGCCGGCGACCAAACCGCCGCCGAACAGATGAATATCATGCGCGGTTTCGTGCTGTCGCGGATTTTGCCGGATATTCAGGCCAAAGCCGGTTTGTTGGCCGCCTCAGATGTACAGCAAGTGCAAGAATATATCCAAGGATTGGCCGGGATTGACCCGAAAACCAATAGCTTGGTAGACAGGAAAATCGGTGTAATGAGCCGGGATGACATGTTTCGGCAAGAGCAAAACCGTTCACTGGCGCTGCTTGGGCGCAAAGATGCACTCGATACCCTAAACTCTGCTGAAACTAAATGGACGGAAGCCACTACCCGCTACCCCAAAGCCACTTTGGCCGCACAAGCCGCCGGCGGTGCAGGGCTGGGCGCCGGCATTTTATCGTTGTTTCGCAGTGGCGGCTCAGGCTGGGCAGGCAACCTACTGTCTAAAGCAGGGGGTGGTGCACTTGGTTTCGGGCGCGGGGCGTTAAGCTGGGGTACCGGCGTGCTGACTGCTGCACCGCGTTTCAATTTTGCCACCGGCCTGCTGCTGCATTCGCCGGAGCTGAATGCAGGCGAAGGATCTGCACTGGAGAGGATGCGGCAATTAAATCAGCAATATCATGGGCAGGCGTTGCCACGTTCGGCGCTGATTAACTATAGCGATGCATCCCGTTCTACCAACCAATCTCCACTCAACAGCCCAGAGTTACAAAAAAGCGCGGAGCAAATCCAGCAGTCATCGCAAACCTATCAGCAATCCAGCGAGCAATATGCGCAAGCGGTCAATCACAACCAGCAGGCCGCCGCCCAGTTTTTGGAGGCATCGCGCCTGATGGGCACGGCAGCGGGGCAGTTGGCGGCAGCGGCGCGGCAACCGGTGCCGGTAACCGTGTCGGTGTCGGGCGGCAACATCACCGCCGCCGTATCGCAAGCCGCCGAGCGCGATAACAGAAGGAATTAA
- a CDS encoding phage baseplate assembly protein, with the protein MPTPNNTVSLLIAGKTHSQWTDYDIDSDLLTPADDFQVTLGRPVDAKPDAVQPGDTVEVRVGEDTVLSGRIDRVSTTTAKGQKTLTISGRDDAGILLDCSCPIFNAQDMDLKQIIDTIVKPLGISKIRIDAAQTARTNKVQIEPGSRAWDALAQYAEANGLWPWLEPDGTLVIGGPDYTTKPVADLIVRVSGQGNNVEQLQVERDFSQRFSEITVLGQSHSGKHNLRATVKDGTVKVHRPLIIVEADVDNQAAAERKAKKRLGDSKLDGLTITATVQGHRNDDGVLWQPGQRLQLLSEPDGLDGIYFLMARKFVGGRGKPTQTILTLKEDKAWIPEAKPPKNNKGQGGKGRRRGSRKRRSGGRKGRQARQTMAFE; encoded by the coding sequence ATGCCTACGCCCAATAACACCGTGAGCCTCTTAATTGCAGGCAAAACCCACAGCCAGTGGACAGACTACGACATCGACAGCGACCTCCTCACCCCGGCCGATGATTTTCAGGTCACGCTCGGGCGGCCGGTGGACGCCAAACCGGATGCGGTGCAGCCGGGCGATACCGTGGAGGTGCGGGTGGGCGAGGATACCGTATTGAGCGGGCGCATTGACCGTGTGAGCACCACCACCGCCAAAGGGCAAAAAACGCTCACCATTTCCGGCCGCGACGATGCCGGCATCCTATTGGATTGCTCCTGCCCGATTTTTAACGCGCAGGATATGGATTTAAAGCAGATTATCGACACCATCGTCAAACCCTTGGGCATCAGCAAAATCCGCATCGATGCGGCGCAAACCGCGCGCACCAACAAAGTGCAAATCGAGCCGGGCAGCCGCGCTTGGGACGCCTTGGCGCAGTATGCCGAGGCCAACGGGCTGTGGCCGTGGCTGGAGCCGGACGGCACGCTGGTGATCGGCGGGCCCGACTACACCACCAAGCCGGTGGCCGATTTGATTGTGCGCGTGTCCGGACAGGGCAACAACGTGGAGCAGTTGCAGGTGGAGCGCGATTTTTCGCAGCGTTTCAGCGAGATTACCGTGCTGGGGCAGAGCCACAGCGGCAAGCACAACCTGCGTGCCACGGTAAAAGATGGCACGGTCAAGGTGCACCGCCCGCTGATTATCGTGGAGGCGGATGTGGATAACCAAGCCGCCGCCGAGCGCAAGGCCAAGAAGCGGCTGGGCGACAGCAAATTGGACGGCCTCACCATCACCGCCACCGTGCAAGGCCACCGCAACGACGACGGCGTGCTGTGGCAGCCGGGCCAGCGCCTGCAACTGTTGAGCGAGCCGGACGGGCTGGACGGTATCTATTTTTTAATGGCGCGCAAATTTGTGGGCGGGCGCGGCAAGCCCACGCAAACCATCCTCACCCTCAAAGAGGACAAGGCGTGGATTCCCGAGGCCAAACCGCCGAAAAACAACAAAGGCCAAGGCGGCAAAGGCCGCCGCAGGGGCAGCCGCAAACGCCGCAGCGGTGGACGGAAAGGCCGTCAGGCAAGACAGACGATGGCTTTTGAATAA
- a CDS encoding gp53-like domain-containing protein, whose amino-acid sequence MHPIETPDKTFHDGDGVSELGTILPAWWLNQVQSELLAVLTAAGIQPDKAKPNQVVEALRKIIDEQAGGKGLPVGAVMGFPRAVTNQEGFLKADGSTFAQATYPDLYRVLGGNKLPNLTRSDIGMTAYFPFGDIPDGWIKYDEIATRVTQTAYPELYRKLVAQYGSIANVKPVDDYFIRNVGSSGQIGQQYPWTVGDHHHMIAFAAYGNDDLNLRPLPYENYYPGQVKVGDQKFISLGQLSGTEGSNQSSDKYGQDHVNALNGSYSQKHATLLTWDRAYTDKFTPQPYYQDNTPKYIGMVLCIKAKDSLDDIVFWIKAYGKVTNAGALDASTLAAQLQDKADKNHTHRAADISDLGEVVKQQMAAAMPHQAGTNGYTKLPNGLMRQWGHVSTGWTGEGPKKVVFPVAFPSECFNVQITAHTGGRQGAVNADFTLGVDNLTAAGFDIVVNAMPLNGSSAADFKGVYWIAIGK is encoded by the coding sequence ATGCACCCCATCGAAACCCCCGATAAGACCTTCCACGACGGCGACGGCGTGTCCGAATTGGGCACCATCCTGCCCGCGTGGTGGCTCAACCAAGTGCAATCCGAGCTGCTGGCCGTGCTGACTGCGGCCGGTATCCAGCCGGATAAAGCCAAGCCAAACCAAGTGGTCGAGGCTTTGCGCAAAATCATCGACGAGCAGGCCGGCGGCAAAGGCTTACCCGTAGGCGCGGTAATGGGCTTCCCCCGCGCCGTTACCAACCAAGAAGGGTTTTTAAAGGCCGACGGTAGCACCTTTGCCCAGGCTACCTATCCAGACCTGTATCGCGTATTGGGTGGCAACAAGCTGCCCAACCTCACGCGCTCCGACATCGGTATGACCGCCTATTTCCCATTTGGCGACATCCCGGACGGCTGGATTAAGTACGACGAAATTGCCACTAGGGTTACTCAGACCGCCTATCCCGAGCTGTACCGCAAGCTGGTGGCGCAATACGGCAGCATTGCCAACGTCAAGCCGGTAGATGATTACTTTATCCGCAACGTGGGCAGCAGCGGTCAAATCGGCCAGCAATACCCGTGGACGGTAGGCGACCACCATCACATGATTGCCTTCGCCGCCTACGGTAACGACGACCTCAATTTGCGCCCGCTGCCCTATGAAAATTACTACCCCGGGCAGGTCAAAGTTGGTGACCAGAAATTTATCAGTTTGGGGCAGCTTTCCGGCACCGAGGGTAGCAACCAATCAAGCGACAAATACGGGCAGGACCACGTTAATGCTTTGAATGGTAGCTACTCGCAAAAACACGCTACTTTGCTGACATGGGATAGGGCATACACCGACAAATTCACGCCGCAGCCCTATTATCAGGACAACACCCCGAAATACATCGGCATGGTGCTGTGCATCAAAGCCAAAGATAGCTTGGATGACATCGTGTTTTGGATTAAGGCTTACGGCAAAGTAACCAATGCCGGAGCACTGGATGCCTCCACGCTGGCCGCACAGTTGCAAGATAAGGCCGACAAAAACCATACCCACCGCGCTGCTGACATCAGCGACTTGGGCGAAGTGGTTAAGCAGCAGATGGCCGCCGCCATGCCGCACCAAGCCGGCACCAATGGCTACACCAAACTGCCCAACGGCCTGATGCGGCAATGGGGGCATGTTAGTACCGGCTGGACGGGAGAGGGCCCGAAAAAAGTTGTATTCCCGGTGGCCTTTCCGAGCGAGTGCTTTAACGTGCAAATTACCGCCCACACCGGCGGGAGGCAAGGTGCCGTCAATGCCGACTTTACCTTGGGCGTAGACAATCTGACCGCTGCCGGATTTGACATAGTAGTTAATGCTATGCCGCTCAACGGCTCATCGGCGGCAGACTTTAAAGGCGTGTATTGGATAGCCATCGGCAAATAA
- a CDS encoding DNA circularization protein — protein sequence MSWQDTLLDASYKGVAFEATGDTLRGVHALAEHSYPFVDGSDIEDTGCEALEFNLTAVLYGDDYEARLQRLLNVLREHGSGELVHPIYGSVPDTVVADFEVRHSEDSPDYAEINISFKQSVAAAPFFGRELALALADEADWVADLAAFQGFAVLEKALGKIRAQQHRWNNFHAAVLNVVGRLYGQVNGVFSGSLNLLNSPRVLLTELKGVFGALAGMHRTAESSLSGWRDLAGGTKTAAAVPWQYRQGLDNGATPARSQAALPDVAALTAAIAIVGSTALAKELADIFAAEQDEPELTPAEISRLLADVRAQLNSALAANRLAVMMLAASAEQAEQLAALLLSLYQDNPPDPEQLYRQLEQRRLLPQQPYLEGSAELADSVRTLAHTLQKQAQALINLRPPLVQKVVPTDSSLHLLAFRWYGDHRRQAELLRLNPGIVHPNFIARGTVLNAYAQ from the coding sequence ATGAGTTGGCAAGATACCCTGCTTGATGCCAGTTACAAGGGCGTGGCCTTCGAGGCCACCGGCGACACCCTGCGCGGCGTGCACGCGCTGGCCGAGCACAGCTACCCTTTTGTGGACGGCTCGGATATTGAGGACACGGGCTGCGAAGCCTTGGAATTTAACCTCACCGCCGTTTTGTATGGCGACGACTACGAGGCGCGGCTGCAACGCCTGCTCAATGTGCTGCGCGAACACGGCAGCGGCGAGCTGGTGCACCCGATTTACGGCAGCGTGCCGGACACGGTGGTGGCCGATTTCGAGGTGCGGCACAGCGAAGACAGCCCGGACTATGCCGAAATCAATATCAGCTTCAAGCAGAGCGTGGCCGCCGCGCCGTTTTTCGGGCGCGAGCTGGCACTGGCTTTGGCCGACGAGGCGGATTGGGTGGCCGACTTGGCCGCTTTTCAGGGCTTTGCCGTACTGGAAAAGGCCTTGGGCAAAATCCGCGCCCAGCAGCACAGGTGGAACAATTTTCACGCGGCCGTGCTCAATGTGGTGGGGCGGCTGTACGGCCAAGTGAACGGGGTGTTTTCAGGCAGCCTGAACCTGCTCAACAGCCCGCGCGTGCTGCTGACCGAACTCAAAGGCGTGTTTGGCGCGCTGGCCGGGATGCACCGCACGGCGGAAAGCAGCCTGTCCGGCTGGCGCGATTTGGCTGGCGGTACCAAAACGGCCGCTGCCGTGCCGTGGCAATACCGGCAGGGTTTGGATAACGGCGCCACGCCCGCCCGCTCGCAGGCTGCCTTGCCGGATGTGGCCGCGCTCACGGCAGCGATTGCCATTGTGGGCAGCACCGCACTGGCCAAAGAGCTGGCGGATATTTTTGCCGCCGAACAAGACGAGCCCGAACTTACGCCGGCGGAAATCAGCCGCCTGCTGGCCGATGTGCGCGCCCAGCTCAACAGCGCGTTGGCCGCCAACCGCTTGGCGGTGATGATGCTGGCCGCTTCTGCCGAGCAGGCCGAACAGTTGGCCGCCTTGCTGCTCTCGCTGTATCAGGACAACCCGCCCGACCCCGAGCAGCTCTACCGCCAACTGGAACAGCGCCGCCTGTTGCCGCAGCAGCCCTATTTAGAGGGCAGCGCCGAATTGGCCGACAGCGTGCGCACGTTGGCGCATACCCTGCAAAAGCAGGCACAAGCCTTGATTAACCTGCGCCCGCCCTTGGTGCAAAAGGTAGTGCCAACCGATAGCAGCCTGCACCTGCTGGCTTTCCGCTGGTACGGCGACCACCGCCGTCAAGCCGAGCTGCTGCGCCTCAATCCCGGCATCGTGCATCCCAACTTTATCGCCCGCGGAACCGTATTAAATGCCTACGCCCAATAA
- a CDS encoding cytoplasmic protein has translation MKPRYYLALYKGHRDGSGWRVWCARATDWLTRALTRGQYSHAEIAYGPAEGGGYDCISSSVRDGGVRAKTMPLSADKWDLIPLPDSINEHGQIDRLYRNTVSQPYDWFGAVGVVFKTRQRGDKWFCSEWCAAALGLPDSWRWSPNDLAAIVPALKRQA, from the coding sequence ATGAAACCACGATACTACCTAGCCCTCTATAAAGGTCATCGCGACGGCTCCGGCTGGCGCGTATGGTGCGCTCGTGCGACCGACTGGCTCACCCGTGCCCTTACGCGCGGCCAATACAGCCATGCCGAGATTGCCTACGGCCCAGCTGAAGGCGGCGGGTACGACTGCATTTCTTCTTCCGTGCGCGACGGCGGCGTGCGCGCCAAAACCATGCCGCTGTCCGCCGATAAGTGGGATCTCATCCCGCTGCCCGACAGCATCAATGAGCACGGCCAGATCGACCGCCTATACCGCAACACAGTGAGCCAGCCCTACGACTGGTTTGGCGCCGTCGGCGTGGTATTCAAAACCCGCCAGCGGGGTGATAAGTGGTTTTGCTCCGAGTGGTGCGCTGCTGCATTAGGGCTGCCCGACAGCTGGCGCTGGTCGCCCAACGACCTTGCCGCCATCGTGCCCGCTCTAAAAAGGCAAGCATGA
- a CDS encoding DUF4376 domain-containing protein has product MTLYYSQSTGGFYDSDIHSRLPEDAVEISAEQHAALLAGQSTGQVIMPGKDGQPVLAEQPPCPSSTWDGEQWHIDPECAAQLKAEQQDEMWERIKAKRYDNLRHGVYVKSVGKWFYTNDESRTQYILLRTMKTLPPDLKWKTMENDFVLMTRELLDEMTTQMIVDEQADFANAERHKAAMLKAEHPLEYDYSGGWTANYEQPAAELEEA; this is encoded by the coding sequence ATGACACTGTATTACTCACAATCCACCGGCGGTTTTTACGACAGCGACATCCACAGCAGGCTACCTGAAGATGCGGTAGAGATTAGCGCCGAGCAGCACGCTGCCCTGCTGGCCGGGCAATCTACCGGACAAGTGATTATGCCGGGCAAAGACGGTCAGCCCGTGCTGGCCGAGCAGCCGCCCTGCCCATCCAGCACTTGGGACGGCGAGCAGTGGCACATCGACCCAGAGTGCGCCGCCCAGCTCAAAGCTGAGCAGCAGGATGAAATGTGGGAGCGCATCAAGGCCAAGCGCTACGACAACCTGCGGCACGGGGTGTACGTTAAATCCGTGGGCAAGTGGTTTTATACCAATGATGAGAGCCGCACCCAATACATCCTGCTGCGCACCATGAAAACGCTGCCACCGGATCTGAAGTGGAAAACGATGGAAAACGATTTTGTCCTCATGACCCGCGAGCTGCTGGATGAAATGACTACGCAGATGATAGTGGATGAACAGGCTGATTTTGCCAATGCCGAACGCCATAAAGCCGCCATGCTTAAAGCAGAACACCCGCTGGAATACGACTACAGCGGCGGCTGGACAGCCAACTACGAACAGCCCGCTGCCGAGCTTGAGGAGGCGTAA
- the tmk gene encoding dTMP kinase: MTAHFITLDGIDGAGKTTQLAVIREWFAKQERPVLFTREPGGTPLGEALRRLLLNPKTQAGLRAETLLMFAARAQHIESVILPALERGVSVVSDRFTDATFAYQGGGRGLPEADIAQLEQWVQGSLRPSLTILLDVPLEISLARIERSRHKDRFEQEKSDFFTRVRQSYLERAAAAPERYAVINSNCSKAVVRRDIEAALEKLFA, encoded by the coding sequence ATGACTGCCCATTTCATCACCCTCGACGGCATTGACGGCGCCGGCAAAACCACCCAGTTGGCCGTGATCCGCGAATGGTTTGCCAAACAAGAGCGCCCTGTCTTATTCACCCGCGAGCCCGGCGGCACGCCCTTGGGCGAAGCCTTGCGCCGCCTGCTGCTCAACCCGAAAACTCAAGCCGGGCTGCGTGCCGAAACCCTGCTCATGTTTGCCGCCCGCGCCCAGCATATCGAAAGTGTTATCCTGCCCGCTCTGGAGCGCGGCGTGTCCGTGGTGTCCGACCGCTTCACCGATGCCACCTTCGCCTACCAAGGCGGCGGCCGCGGCCTGCCAGAAGCTGATATTGCCCAGCTCGAACAATGGGTGCAGGGTAGCCTGCGCCCCAGCCTCACCATCCTGCTCGACGTGCCGTTGGAAATTTCCTTGGCACGCATCGAACGCAGCCGCCACAAAGACCGCTTCGAGCAGGAAAAATCCGATTTCTTCACCCGTGTGCGACAAAGCTACCTAGAGCGCGCCGCCGCCGCACCCGAGCGCTATGCGGTTATCAACAGCAACTGCAGCAAAGCCGT
- a CDS encoding phage GP46 family protein — MDALLNPATGDYLLNQSAQGIENEVYVRLVTPLGSYWAEPALGSRLHELRRQKDLPRIAVLAKQYAEQALQPILDARRARRINVAASLARRGWLRLDIGGEDMSGRNLSLIHEVRLA; from the coding sequence ATGGACGCTTTACTTAACCCCGCCACCGGCGACTACCTTTTAAACCAATCCGCGCAAGGGATCGAAAACGAAGTCTATGTGCGGCTGGTTACTCCGCTTGGCAGCTACTGGGCCGAACCCGCGCTGGGCAGCCGCCTGCACGAATTGCGCCGGCAGAAAGACCTGCCGCGCATCGCCGTGCTGGCCAAGCAGTATGCCGAGCAGGCCTTGCAGCCGATTTTAGATGCCCGCCGCGCCCGCCGCATCAATGTGGCCGCCTCTTTGGCACGGCGCGGCTGGCTGCGGCTGGATATTGGCGGTGAAGACATGAGCGGCCGGAATCTATCCTTAATCCACGAGGTGCGGCTGGCATGA
- a CDS encoding zinc finger domain-containing protein — MQYRCKSCGKLLAVGSGTVQIKCQRCKTVNQFSSLTTQSAQSAETANPTQKGTYVPQSPATVHRPKT; from the coding sequence ATGCAATACCGATGCAAAAGCTGCGGCAAATTACTGGCCGTTGGCAGCGGCACCGTGCAAATCAAGTGCCAACGCTGCAAAACAGTAAACCAATTCAGTTCTTTAACAACCCAGAGCGCCCAGAGTGCCGAAACTGCGAACCCCACGCAGAAAGGCACTTATGTACCGCAAAGCCCCGCTACCGTTCACCGGCCAAAAACGTAA